The following are encoded in a window of Arthrobacter sp. NicSoilB4 genomic DNA:
- a CDS encoding acetyl-CoA C-acetyltransferase: protein MSNSADNNDVVILAAARTPQGRLNGQLASFTAVELGAHAIRAALAASGVKAEQVDSVIMGQVLQAGAGQNPARQSAIGAGIGWNVPTVTINKVCLSGLTAVIDAARMIRSGDATVVVAGGQESMTRAPHILPGSRQGWTYGTVQALDVAAHDGLTDAFDGHSMGLSTESKNLTLGIDRTSQDEVAAASHQRAARASKDGVFDGEIAPISVKQRKGDPIILAADEGIRPDTTVGSLAGLRAAFVTDGTITAGNSSPLSDGASALVLSSRKFAEDNGLEYLAVVGKPGQVAGPDNSLHSQPSNAIQNALHKAGWSTADLDFIEINEAFGSVAVQSLKDLDYPLEKCNIHGGAIALGHPIGASGARLALHAAHELKRRGTGKAAVSLCGGGGQGEALLLFRD, encoded by the coding sequence ATGAGCAACTCTGCAGACAACAATGATGTTGTCATCCTCGCCGCCGCCCGCACCCCCCAGGGCCGCCTCAACGGCCAGCTCGCCAGCTTCACGGCGGTGGAGCTTGGCGCCCACGCCATCCGGGCAGCCCTGGCTGCCAGCGGAGTGAAGGCCGAGCAGGTGGACTCGGTGATCATGGGCCAGGTGCTGCAGGCCGGGGCGGGCCAGAACCCTGCCCGCCAGAGCGCCATCGGCGCCGGCATCGGCTGGAACGTCCCCACTGTCACCATCAACAAGGTCTGCCTGTCCGGGCTGACCGCGGTGATCGACGCCGCCCGGATGATCCGCAGCGGCGATGCCACGGTCGTCGTCGCCGGCGGCCAGGAGTCGATGACCCGCGCGCCGCACATCCTCCCCGGTTCCCGGCAGGGCTGGACCTACGGCACCGTCCAGGCGCTCGACGTCGCAGCCCATGACGGGCTGACCGACGCCTTCGACGGGCATTCCATGGGACTGTCCACCGAGAGCAAGAACCTCACGCTGGGCATTGACCGCACGTCCCAGGATGAGGTGGCGGCAGCGTCCCACCAGCGCGCTGCCCGGGCCTCCAAGGACGGGGTGTTCGACGGCGAAATCGCCCCGATCAGCGTCAAGCAGCGCAAGGGCGACCCGATCATCCTGGCCGCCGACGAAGGAATCCGGCCGGACACCACCGTGGGTTCGCTGGCCGGGCTGCGGGCAGCATTCGTCACGGACGGCACCATCACCGCCGGCAACTCCTCTCCCCTGTCCGACGGCGCCTCCGCGCTCGTCCTCTCCTCGCGGAAGTTCGCCGAGGACAACGGCCTCGAGTACCTCGCCGTCGTCGGCAAGCCCGGGCAGGTGGCCGGACCGGACAACTCGCTGCACTCCCAGCCCTCCAACGCGATCCAGAACGCCTTGCACAAGGCCGGCTGGTCCACGGCGGACCTGGATTTCATTGAGATCAACGAGGCCTTCGGCTCCGTGGCCGTCCAGTCGCTCAAGGACCTCGACTACCCGCTGGAGAAGTGCAACATCCACGGCGGCGCGATCGCCCTGGGCCACCCGATCGGCGCTTCCGGCGCCCGGCTCGCCCTGCATGCGGCCCATGAGCTGAAGCGGCGCGGCACCGGCAAGGCTGCCGTCTCCCTGTGCGGCGGCGGCGGCCAGGGCGAAGCGCTCCTGCTGTTCCGCGACTGA
- a CDS encoding GNAT family N-acetyltransferase — MTAATYRIEPLILPSALDSADAGDFLDFSALSDALVMESWGNLDRATPVGARLRYWRDDAYSRMQLFFVRVDGQMVARSWISCEQQENLGSAFLHVDVLNGFTGRGIGRVLLAHIEAVAVADGRNVLMTFTEHPADFDADGPDVLKPVTGTGALPASARAVRFAQRAGYQLEQVERFSSLAMPPDPKLLDALERDSLAKAEPYELISWTDHCPDEYVEQLAVLMSRMSTDAPTGGLSYEEETWDTARVRNVENTWKEAGNVSLVTAARHRGGGELAAYSVLELAPGKPWLADQDDTLVAASHRGHRLGMLVKIRNLRRLLADYPAVERVITFNAAENDHMLAINNALGFRPAGWDGEWQRVVTP; from the coding sequence GTGACTGCAGCGACGTACCGCATAGAACCCCTGATCCTGCCCTCTGCCCTGGACTCCGCCGACGCCGGGGACTTCCTGGACTTCAGTGCGCTCAGCGACGCCCTGGTGATGGAGAGTTGGGGGAACCTGGACCGCGCCACACCGGTCGGCGCCCGGCTCCGGTACTGGCGGGACGACGCCTACAGTCGAATGCAGCTCTTCTTCGTCCGGGTGGACGGACAGATGGTCGCAAGGTCCTGGATTAGCTGCGAGCAGCAGGAGAACCTCGGCAGCGCTTTCCTCCACGTGGACGTCCTGAACGGCTTCACCGGCCGCGGGATCGGACGGGTGCTGCTGGCCCATATTGAGGCGGTGGCAGTCGCGGACGGACGCAACGTCCTGATGACCTTCACTGAGCACCCGGCCGACTTTGACGCGGACGGCCCGGACGTCCTGAAGCCTGTCACCGGTACCGGGGCGCTGCCGGCGTCGGCACGGGCGGTCCGGTTCGCGCAACGCGCGGGCTACCAGCTTGAGCAGGTGGAGCGCTTCAGCTCCCTCGCCATGCCGCCGGATCCAAAGTTGCTGGACGCCCTGGAGCGGGACTCGCTGGCCAAGGCGGAGCCGTACGAGCTGATTTCCTGGACGGACCATTGTCCGGATGAGTACGTGGAGCAGCTTGCCGTGCTGATGTCCCGGATGAGCACGGACGCGCCGACTGGCGGACTCAGCTATGAAGAGGAGACCTGGGATACCGCGCGCGTGCGGAACGTCGAGAACACATGGAAGGAGGCCGGCAACGTCTCCCTCGTCACCGCCGCACGGCACCGCGGAGGGGGCGAACTGGCCGCCTACTCCGTGCTCGAACTGGCACCGGGCAAACCGTGGCTGGCAGACCAGGACGACACGCTGGTCGCCGCGAGCCACCGCGGGCACCGTCTGGGCATGCTGGTCAAGATCCGCAACCTCCGCCGCCTGCTGGCAGACTACCCGGCCGTGGAACGCGTTATCACCTTCAACGCCGCGGAAAACGACCACATGCTCGCCATCAACAATGCCCTCGGATTCCGGCCCGCCGGCTGGGACGGCGAATGGCAGCGAGTGGTCACGCCGTAA
- the rplL gene encoding 50S ribosomal protein L7/L12 — MAKLTNEELIEAFKELTIIELSEFVKLFEETFEVTAAAVAVAGPAAGAAAEEEEKTAFDVVLEHPGDKKIAVIKEVRAITSLGLKEAKDLVDSAPKAVLEGVTKEAAEKAVAQLEEAGARVTLK, encoded by the coding sequence ATGGCGAAGCTCACCAACGAAGAGCTCATTGAAGCTTTCAAGGAACTGACCATCATCGAGCTCTCTGAGTTCGTCAAGCTCTTCGAAGAGACCTTCGAAGTTACGGCTGCTGCTGTTGCTGTTGCTGGCCCCGCTGCCGGCGCCGCTGCAGAAGAAGAAGAGAAGACCGCATTCGACGTCGTCCTGGAGCACCCGGGCGACAAGAAGATTGCAGTCATCAAGGAAGTTCGCGCCATCACTTCCCTGGGTCTCAAGGAAGCCAAGGACCTGGTTGACAGCGCTCCGAAGGCTGTTCTCGAAGGTGTCACCAAGGAAGCTGCCGAGAAGGCTGTTGCACAGCTCGAAGAAGCCGGCGCACGCGTTACCCTCAAGTAA
- the rplA gene encoding 50S ribosomal protein L1 — MAKRSKAYEAAAAKIDAEKFYAPFEAVTLAKDTNPSKFDATVEVAFRLGVDPRKADQMVRGTVNLPHGTGKVARVLVFATGDKAEAAIAAGADFVGSDDLIEKIAAGWTDFDAAVATPDLMGKVGRLGKVLGPRNLMPNPKTGTVTADVAKAVNDIKGGKIDFRVDKHSNLHFIIGKVSFDAIKLAENYAAALEEVLRLKPSASKGRYIQKATVATTFGPGISVDPNVTKVLTEV; from the coding sequence ATGGCAAAGCGCAGCAAAGCATATGAGGCAGCCGCAGCCAAGATCGACGCGGAGAAGTTCTACGCGCCGTTCGAGGCAGTGACCCTCGCCAAGGACACCAACCCGTCCAAGTTCGACGCCACCGTTGAGGTTGCTTTCCGCCTGGGTGTAGACCCGCGTAAGGCTGACCAGATGGTCCGCGGCACCGTTAACCTGCCGCACGGCACCGGTAAGGTTGCCCGCGTCCTCGTGTTCGCAACGGGCGACAAGGCTGAGGCAGCAATCGCTGCCGGCGCCGACTTCGTTGGTTCCGATGACCTGATCGAAAAGATCGCAGCCGGCTGGACCGACTTCGACGCCGCAGTTGCCACCCCTGACCTCATGGGCAAGGTTGGCCGCCTCGGTAAGGTCCTGGGTCCGCGTAACCTGATGCCGAACCCGAAGACCGGCACCGTGACCGCTGACGTCGCCAAGGCCGTCAACGACATCAAGGGCGGCAAGATCGACTTCCGCGTCGACAAGCACTCGAACCTGCACTTCATCATCGGCAAGGTTTCCTTCGACGCCATCAAGCTGGCCGAGAACTACGCAGCCGCTCTGGAAGAGGTCCTCCGCCTCAAGCCGTCCGCTTCCAAGGGCCGCTACATCCAGAAGGCTACCGTCGCCACCACGTTTGGCCCGGGCATCTCGGTTGACCCCAACGTCACCAAGGTCCTGACCGAGGTCTAA
- a CDS encoding YbaK/EbsC family protein: protein MSEPAAPNSGAAAASAVGRERFLADAAARGLDVRIVERLAANSLEEAARILGIQPGDIVKSLVVKHKDGSFLFALIPGDRQISWPKLRALLGVNKLSLPTADIALDATGYERGTITPLGSTVAWPVYADASITGRRISMGAGEHGYSAFVDADALTAALGAVVADISEPN from the coding sequence GTGAGCGAGCCTGCAGCGCCAAACAGCGGGGCGGCCGCCGCCAGCGCCGTCGGCCGGGAGCGGTTCCTGGCCGACGCCGCCGCGCGGGGCCTCGATGTCCGGATCGTCGAGCGGCTGGCCGCCAACAGCCTGGAGGAGGCGGCACGGATCCTGGGAATCCAGCCCGGGGATATCGTGAAGTCGCTTGTGGTCAAGCACAAGGACGGGAGTTTCCTGTTCGCCCTCATCCCGGGCGACCGGCAGATCTCCTGGCCCAAGCTCCGGGCTTTGCTCGGCGTCAACAAGCTCTCGCTGCCGACGGCGGACATCGCCCTGGACGCCACGGGCTACGAGCGCGGCACCATCACCCCGCTCGGCAGTACCGTGGCCTGGCCCGTTTATGCGGACGCGAGCATCACCGGCCGCCGGATTTCGATGGGTGCCGGCGAGCACGGCTACAGCGCGTTCGTGGACGCCGATGCCTTGACCGCCGCCCTCGGTGCCGTCGTGGCGGACATCTCTGAACCGAACTGA
- the rplK gene encoding 50S ribosomal protein L11, which produces MAPKKKVTGLIKLQIQAGAANPAPPIGPALGQHGVNIMEFCKAYNAATEAQRGNVIPVEITVYEDRSFTFITKTPPAAELIKKAAGVAKGSATPHTVKVAKLTQAQVNEIATTKMEDLNATSLEGAAKIIAGTARSMGITVEG; this is translated from the coding sequence TTGGCTCCCAAGAAGAAGGTCACCGGCCTCATCAAGCTGCAGATCCAGGCAGGTGCCGCTAACCCGGCTCCGCCGATCGGTCCTGCGCTTGGCCAGCACGGTGTCAACATCATGGAATTCTGCAAGGCGTACAACGCTGCGACGGAAGCCCAGCGCGGCAACGTTATTCCGGTTGAAATCACGGTCTACGAGGACCGCTCATTCACGTTCATCACCAAGACGCCGCCGGCTGCAGAGCTCATCAAAAAGGCTGCAGGCGTCGCCAAGGGTTCGGCTACCCCGCACACCGTCAAGGTTGCCAAGCTGACCCAGGCCCAGGTCAACGAGATCGCCACCACCAAGATGGAAGACCTCAACGCCACCAGCCTGGAAGGCGCCGCGAAGATCATCGCCGGCACCGCCCGCTCCATGGGTATCACCGTCGAGGGTTAA
- the rpoB gene encoding DNA-directed RNA polymerase subunit beta translates to MVASSTSNVNNATAINADSTDGATRRLSFAKIHEPLDVPNLLALQTDSFDWLVGNERWQARVAKAVEEGDLSVATSSGLSDIFEEISPIEDFQGTMSLSFSEPEFADPKYTMAECKDRDATYSAPLYVKAEFMNNNTGEIKQQTVFMGDFPLMTEKGTFVVNGTERVVVSQLVRSPGAYFERTADKTSDKDIFTAKIIPSRGAWFELEIDKRDQVGVRLDRKRKQSVTVLLKALGWTEGQILEEFGQYDSMRATLEKDATETREDALLDIYRKLRPGEPPTVEAAQSLLDNLYFNSKRYDLAKVGRYKINRKLGIDRSLGDKEASVLHVEDIVAMIKFLVALHAGEKTLTGKRDGQDHELRVEIDDIDHFGNRRIRAVGELIENQVRTGLSRMERVVRERMTTQDVEAITPQTLINIRPVVAAIKEFFGTSQLSQFMDQNNPLSGLTHKRRLSALGPGGLSRDRAGMEVRDVHPSHYGRMCPIETPEGPNIGLIGSLASYGRINPFGFIETPYRLVAEGVVSDEVQYLTADDEAEVLIAQANAPLDANKKFAEETVLVRARGGGGEPVLVPAADVEFMDVSPRQMVSVATALIPFLEHDDANRALMGANMQRQAVPLVRSEAPFVGTGMERAAAVDAGDVVIAKKAGVVTEVSAELVIMLNDDGTETNYRINKFARSNQGNCYNHRVLVSEGQRLEVGGIIADGPATDQGELALGKNLLVAFMSWEGHNFEDAIILSQRIVAEDVLSSIHIEEHEIDARDTKLGAEEITRDIPNVSEEVLAGLDERGIIHIGAEVEAGDILVGKVTPKGETELTPEERLLRAIFGEKSREVRDTSLKVPHGESGTVIGVRVFDRDNDDELPPGVNQLVRVYVAAKRKITDGDKLAGRHGNKGVISKILPIEDMPFLADGTPVDIVLNPLGVPGRMNVGQVLETHLGWVAKTGWKIEGEPEWVKQLPNLPRESGSTTVATPVFDGAREEEITGLLDSTNVTRDGVRLINSSGKTRLFDGRSGEPFPDPISVGYMYILKLHHLVDDKIHARSTGPYSMITQQPLGGKAQFGGQRFGEMEVWALEAYGAAYTLQELLTIKSDDIHGRVKVYEAIVKGENIPEPGVPESFKVLIKEMQSLCLNVEVLSTDGTTIEMRDSDDAVFTAAEELGIDLSRAEPSSVEEV, encoded by the coding sequence TTGGTCGCCTCGAGCACCTCTAATGTAAACAACGCTACCGCTATCAATGCCGACAGCACCGACGGTGCAACCCGCCGGCTCTCATTCGCAAAGATTCACGAACCGCTTGACGTTCCGAATCTGCTTGCCCTGCAAACCGACAGCTTTGACTGGCTGGTCGGTAACGAACGCTGGCAGGCCCGCGTAGCCAAGGCCGTCGAAGAAGGCGACCTCAGCGTCGCCACCTCCTCGGGTCTGTCCGACATCTTTGAAGAGATCTCCCCGATCGAGGATTTCCAGGGCACCATGTCCCTGAGCTTCTCCGAGCCGGAGTTCGCTGATCCGAAATACACCATGGCTGAGTGCAAGGACCGGGACGCAACGTACTCGGCTCCGCTGTACGTCAAGGCCGAATTCATGAACAACAACACGGGCGAAATCAAGCAGCAGACCGTGTTCATGGGTGACTTCCCGCTGATGACCGAGAAGGGCACCTTCGTCGTCAACGGCACCGAGCGTGTCGTTGTCTCCCAGCTGGTCCGCTCCCCGGGCGCCTACTTTGAGCGCACCGCCGACAAGACCAGCGACAAGGACATCTTCACTGCGAAGATCATCCCGTCCCGCGGCGCCTGGTTCGAACTCGAAATCGACAAGCGCGACCAGGTCGGCGTTCGCCTCGACCGCAAGCGCAAGCAGTCCGTCACGGTGCTGCTGAAGGCCCTCGGCTGGACCGAAGGCCAGATCCTCGAAGAGTTCGGCCAGTACGACTCCATGCGCGCAACGCTGGAGAAGGACGCCACCGAAACCCGCGAGGACGCCTTGCTGGACATCTACCGGAAGCTGCGACCGGGCGAGCCGCCCACGGTCGAGGCTGCCCAGTCCCTGCTGGACAACCTGTACTTCAACTCCAAGCGTTACGATCTGGCCAAGGTTGGCCGCTACAAGATCAACCGCAAGCTCGGCATCGACCGCTCCCTTGGTGACAAGGAAGCGTCTGTCCTGCACGTTGAAGACATCGTCGCCATGATCAAGTTCCTCGTTGCCCTGCACGCCGGTGAGAAGACCCTCACGGGCAAGCGCGACGGCCAGGACCACGAGCTGCGCGTTGAGATCGATGACATCGACCACTTCGGCAACCGCCGCATCCGCGCCGTCGGCGAGCTCATCGAGAACCAGGTCCGCACCGGCCTGTCCCGTATGGAGCGCGTTGTCCGCGAGCGGATGACGACCCAGGACGTCGAGGCCATCACGCCGCAGACGCTGATCAACATCCGCCCCGTCGTGGCAGCCATCAAGGAGTTCTTCGGAACCTCCCAGCTGTCCCAGTTCATGGACCAGAACAACCCGCTGTCGGGTCTGACCCACAAGCGCCGTCTGTCGGCGCTTGGCCCGGGTGGTCTGTCCCGTGACCGTGCAGGCATGGAAGTCCGAGACGTTCACCCGTCCCACTACGGACGTATGTGCCCCATCGAAACTCCTGAAGGCCCGAACATTGGTCTGATCGGTTCGCTGGCATCCTACGGACGCATCAACCCGTTCGGTTTCATCGAGACCCCGTACCGCCTCGTGGCCGAGGGTGTTGTCTCCGATGAGGTCCAGTACCTCACCGCCGACGACGAAGCAGAGGTCCTGATTGCCCAGGCCAACGCTCCGCTCGATGCGAACAAGAAGTTCGCGGAAGAGACCGTCCTGGTCCGTGCCCGTGGTGGTGGAGGCGAGCCCGTGCTGGTTCCCGCCGCCGACGTCGAGTTCATGGACGTTTCCCCGCGCCAGATGGTGTCCGTGGCTACGGCCCTGATCCCGTTCCTCGAGCATGACGATGCAAACCGCGCACTTATGGGTGCCAACATGCAGCGCCAGGCCGTGCCGCTGGTCCGTTCCGAGGCGCCGTTCGTCGGTACCGGCATGGAGCGCGCCGCTGCCGTCGACGCCGGTGACGTTGTCATCGCGAAGAAGGCAGGCGTGGTGACCGAGGTCTCCGCTGAGCTGGTCATCATGCTCAACGACGACGGTACGGAAACCAATTACCGGATCAACAAGTTCGCCCGCTCCAACCAGGGCAACTGCTACAACCACCGCGTTCTGGTGAGCGAAGGCCAGCGCCTGGAAGTCGGCGGCATCATCGCTGACGGCCCGGCAACGGACCAGGGCGAACTGGCCCTCGGCAAGAACCTGCTCGTGGCATTCATGTCATGGGAAGGCCACAACTTCGAGGATGCCATCATCCTGTCCCAGCGCATCGTGGCTGAGGACGTTCTTTCCTCCATCCACATCGAGGAGCACGAGATCGATGCCCGCGACACCAAGCTTGGTGCCGAGGAAATCACCCGTGACATCCCGAACGTGTCGGAGGAAGTCCTGGCAGGCCTGGACGAGCGCGGCATCATCCACATCGGCGCCGAGGTTGAAGCCGGCGACATCCTGGTCGGAAAGGTCACGCCCAAGGGCGAGACCGAGCTGACCCCGGAAGAGCGCCTGCTGCGCGCCATCTTCGGTGAGAAGTCCCGCGAAGTGCGCGACACCTCCCTGAAGGTTCCGCACGGCGAGTCCGGCACCGTCATCGGTGTCCGCGTCTTCGACCGCGACAACGACGACGAACTGCCCCCGGGCGTCAACCAGCTCGTCCGCGTCTACGTTGCTGCCAAGCGCAAGATCACCGACGGCGACAAGCTCGCCGGCCGCCACGGCAACAAGGGCGTCATCTCCAAGATCCTTCCGATCGAGGACATGCCCTTCCTTGCCGACGGTACCCCCGTTGATATCGTCCTGAACCCGCTGGGTGTTCCGGGCCGTATGAACGTCGGCCAGGTGCTGGAAACGCACCTCGGCTGGGTTGCCAAGACCGGCTGGAAGATCGAGGGCGAGCCCGAGTGGGTCAAGCAGCTGCCGAACCTGCCGCGCGAGAGTGGCTCGACCACTGTTGCAACGCCGGTCTTCGACGGTGCGCGTGAAGAGGAAATCACTGGTCTCCTCGACTCCACCAACGTCACCCGCGACGGCGTCCGCCTGATCAACTCCTCAGGCAAGACCCGTCTGTTCGACGGCCGCTCCGGCGAGCCGTTCCCGGATCCGATCTCGGTCGGCTACATGTACATCCTGAAGCTCCACCACCTGGTGGACGACAAGATCCACGCGCGCTCCACCGGCCCGTACTCCATGATCACGCAGCAGCCGCTGGGTGGTAAGGCACAGTTCGGTGGCCAGCGCTTCGGTGAAATGGAAGTGTGGGCGCTCGAAGCTTACGG
- the secE gene encoding preprotein translocase subunit SecE, whose protein sequence is MSEDQVTETAASSSSGRPAKNAPKAGFFARIALFVRQVIGELKKVVAPTRKELINYTLVVLVFVVIMMLIVTLLDLAFGTGVAWVFGGVAPTGR, encoded by the coding sequence ATGAGTGAGGACCAGGTGACCGAAACGGCTGCAAGCAGCTCCAGTGGCCGCCCCGCCAAGAATGCCCCCAAGGCAGGTTTCTTCGCTCGAATTGCGCTCTTCGTCCGCCAGGTAATTGGCGAACTGAAGAAGGTCGTTGCACCGACCCGCAAGGAACTGATCAATTACACGCTCGTGGTGCTGGTGTTCGTGGTCATCATGATGCTCATCGTCACCCTGCTGGATCTGGCCTTCGGGACCGGAGTGGCCTGGGTCTTCGGCGGCGTTGCGCCCACGGGCCGCTAA
- the nusG gene encoding transcription termination/antitermination protein NusG, protein MSEQELEVTETELDKSQDAAVEAGEESEAASAAPESDVADETADADAGEEAEDESGDALAAAAAAAEVDPADEFKAKLRRQEGDWYVIHSYAGYENRVKANLETRIQTLDMEDYIFEIQVPMEEVVEIKNAQRKVINRVRIPGYVLVRMDLTDASWGAVRHTPGVTGFVGNAHNPVPLRLDEVFSMLAPVFEEEQAEKGKPVKHAAAQIDVDFEVGESVIVKEGPFETLPATISEIKVDSQTLVVLVSIFERETPVTLSFNQVSKI, encoded by the coding sequence GTGTCTGAGCAGGAGCTCGAGGTAACTGAGACTGAGCTGGATAAGAGCCAGGACGCCGCGGTGGAAGCCGGGGAAGAGTCCGAGGCTGCGTCTGCTGCGCCCGAATCCGACGTCGCTGACGAAACCGCCGACGCCGACGCCGGCGAAGAAGCAGAAGACGAATCAGGCGACGCGCTGGCTGCGGCCGCTGCCGCCGCAGAGGTTGATCCGGCCGATGAGTTCAAGGCCAAGCTGCGCCGCCAGGAGGGCGACTGGTACGTCATCCACTCCTACGCCGGCTACGAAAACCGCGTCAAGGCCAACCTTGAGACCCGCATCCAGACCCTGGACATGGAAGATTACATCTTCGAAATCCAGGTTCCGATGGAGGAAGTCGTTGAGATCAAGAATGCTCAGCGCAAGGTCATCAACCGCGTCCGCATCCCCGGCTACGTCCTGGTCCGCATGGACCTGACAGATGCCTCCTGGGGCGCCGTCCGCCACACCCCGGGCGTCACCGGCTTCGTGGGCAACGCACACAACCCGGTCCCGCTGCGCCTCGACGAGGTCTTCTCCATGCTCGCCCCGGTCTTCGAAGAAGAGCAGGCCGAGAAGGGCAAGCCCGTCAAGCACGCTGCCGCGCAGATCGACGTCGACTTCGAGGTCGGCGAGTCGGTCATCGTCAAGGAAGGCCCCTTCGAGACCCTTCCGGCAACGATCTCCGAAATCAAGGTGGACTCGCAGACCCTGGTGGTCCTGGTGTCCATCTTCGAGCGCGAGACCCCGGTCACGCTGTCCTTCAACCAGGTCAGCAAGATCTAG
- the rplJ gene encoding 50S ribosomal protein L10 translates to MATPSKVSAVAEITNDFKESNAAVLTEYRGLTVAQLKQLRVSLGQDTKFSVVKNTLTAIAAKEAGVEAFDGQLAGPTAIAFIKGDAVAAAKSLTDFAKTNKQLVIKTGYFEGKALNASEVAALAALESRELQLAKVAGILKAPAAAAARIIDALRLKLEEENGAPAEAEAPAAEEAPADAPAEAPADAAAEAPADAAAPEEN, encoded by the coding sequence ATGGCAACGCCTAGCAAGGTTTCAGCAGTAGCTGAGATCACTAACGATTTCAAGGAATCGAACGCCGCTGTCCTGACCGAATACCGTGGGCTCACCGTTGCACAGCTCAAGCAGCTGCGTGTCTCTCTCGGCCAGGACACCAAGTTCTCGGTCGTCAAGAACACCCTGACCGCTATTGCAGCCAAGGAAGCTGGTGTCGAAGCATTCGACGGTCAGCTCGCCGGCCCCACTGCAATCGCGTTCATCAAGGGTGACGCAGTTGCCGCTGCCAAGAGCCTGACGGATTTTGCCAAGACCAACAAGCAGCTGGTTATCAAGACCGGTTACTTCGAGGGCAAGGCACTGAACGCCAGCGAAGTTGCTGCCCTGGCAGCACTCGAGTCCCGCGAGCTGCAGCTCGCCAAGGTTGCAGGCATCCTCAAGGCTCCTGCTGCCGCCGCTGCACGCATCATCGACGCGCTGCGCCTCAAGCTTGAAGAAGAGAACGGTGCACCGGCCGAAGCCGAAGCGCCCGCCGCTGAAGAAGCCCCGGCCGACGCTCCCGCTGAAGCTCCGGCTGACGCCGCTGCTGAGGCTCCGGCCGACGCTGCAGCCCCCGAAGAGAACTAA
- a CDS encoding GNAT family N-acetyltransferase, with protein sequence MANDVRIEQLWIPDSLDGQDAADFIAAVEVGRKVRMQTWGSDDLAYAPQEKLLEMADPYERQVILVAKVDGEIVGTVDIALPLADNLDLAEFALDILPEYQGQGVGRQLLEAAEHFARDEGRHTILIDTNHPSAELGDDSAEQLVPGTGLGFVPLNSREVEFARHSGYTLQHIEQFSACTLPLDSELVEELETEAEEANGGRYRLHHWTDRCPDQWLEAVAALENSAGEDGVPGVDDTAMVFDGGILREAEEVAVAQGRRTVVTAVEHIASGGLVGLTTISVLALRPDVVFQDDTVVLREHRGNKLGLLIKVANMERLAEQFPDARVIYTWNAPENRYLLKVNQQLGFTTAGVTGIWQKELPDFSPSLS encoded by the coding sequence ATGGCAAACGACGTACGGATTGAACAGCTCTGGATTCCCGATTCGCTGGACGGGCAGGACGCCGCAGATTTCATTGCCGCCGTCGAAGTCGGGCGCAAGGTGCGAATGCAGACCTGGGGGAGCGATGACCTCGCCTACGCACCCCAGGAAAAACTCCTCGAGATGGCAGACCCGTACGAGCGCCAGGTCATCCTCGTGGCCAAGGTCGACGGAGAGATCGTCGGGACCGTCGACATCGCGCTGCCCCTCGCGGACAACCTTGATCTTGCCGAGTTCGCCCTCGACATCCTGCCGGAGTACCAGGGCCAGGGCGTGGGCCGGCAGCTGCTCGAAGCCGCGGAGCACTTCGCCCGCGACGAGGGCCGCCACACCATCCTGATCGACACGAACCATCCGAGTGCCGAGCTCGGGGACGATTCAGCGGAGCAGCTGGTGCCCGGCACGGGCCTGGGTTTCGTCCCTTTGAACAGCCGGGAGGTCGAGTTCGCCCGCCACAGCGGCTATACCCTGCAGCACATCGAACAATTCAGTGCCTGCACACTTCCCCTCGACAGCGAACTGGTCGAGGAGCTGGAGACCGAGGCGGAGGAAGCCAACGGCGGACGCTACCGCCTGCACCACTGGACGGACCGGTGCCCGGACCAGTGGCTTGAGGCCGTCGCCGCGCTGGAAAACAGCGCGGGCGAGGACGGCGTGCCCGGCGTTGATGACACAGCCATGGTGTTCGACGGCGGCATCCTCCGTGAGGCGGAAGAGGTCGCCGTCGCGCAGGGCCGCCGAACAGTGGTCACCGCCGTCGAGCACATCGCCAGCGGCGGGCTCGTTGGACTCACCACCATCAGCGTCCTCGCGCTGCGCCCCGACGTCGTGTTCCAGGACGACACTGTGGTCCTCCGGGAGCACCGCGGCAACAAGCTTGGCCTGCTGATCAAGGTCGCCAACATGGAGCGGCTCGCCGAGCAGTTCCCGGATGCCCGGGTGATCTACACCTGGAACGCGCCGGAGAACCGCTACCTGCTCAAGGTCAACCAGCAGCTCGGGTTTACCACGGCCGGGGTGACGGGAATCTGGCAAAAGGAACTCCCGGACTTCAGCCCGAGCCTCAGCTGA